The Vicia villosa cultivar HV-30 ecotype Madison, WI unplaced genomic scaffold, Vvil1.0 ctg.000494F_1_1, whole genome shotgun sequence genome includes the window TCCCTATTATCAGTATTCAGAACATGCATTAAACATAGAGCATTAGATGCCAATGTTTCCGCGCATGACAAACAAATGCCTTTTATTTGTAATGCAAATATGTAATTCAAAATTCAGTTTATGCCGTCACACTTTTCAGAATAAAACTCATTGTCAGGCAATAATAACTATCAACCTCCAATCATCCCATGCTTCAACCTTTTTCTGTATAGTAAATGTCACACCAGTTGCAGGAACCAATTTAACTTTTGGAGAAAAAAATATACAGATGTAAAAAGACAGAGATTGGTTGTTGTTAGAACAGTGCTCACCTACCATAATTTGTCTAAAGGAGGGATAATTTAATCCCACCGAACCTAAGAGCTTCAAACTTTGGTTACTGTTAGAACAGTGCTGCATTGCACCAatagtttcttttccttccttTCTTCCCCTACAAATAGTCATCGTGTAACTAACTATATCAAGGAGCCTCAAACCTCAGTAAAGAATAAAAAAGTACAGCTCATTATGTTACTTTCACATTATTTATTTCTATTTAGATGCAAATAAGAGCATCCTAGGCTAAACTTCAGACAATGTGTATATCTAACTATAGAATTAGAGTAATTTCTTTCTTCCCACCCTATGTCTATTCACTCAAACACAAATAGGCCACCTGAGGCTAACGGGTGTAGATGACAAATACCAACGAAGATAACTCGCCTTACGTAAGCAATAAGTTCACTGGCTAAATATTGATTTCATTTTCAGCAACTTATATCAAATAGTTTCTTTAGGCTcagtttgggagtttggaggggatggTAGGGCTTTGGGGgagaaaattggagaaaaatagATATTTAGTTAGtacttttgaaaagaatgataaataaatacttattattaatatatttttaatattaagaataatataacTACATAGATTGAATTTAGAGATATTATCAAAGCCCTCCCCAAGGAAAAACCAATAACCCTCCACCAATACAACTTTTGAGTTCTCTTTAGTTAAGGGAATTTTCTCTTATTAAGGAAATTAACAGTTCAAAGCCCTCCTTCCCAAAACCTTCaattattttctcttcatctttCCTTTTTTTCAAAGCTCTCCATTCCTCTCCCTCTTCAAACTCCAAAACAAAGCCTTAGATAAGCCTCAAGTTATGGTTTTAGTACCTAGAATTCTTGAAATTCCTTTTCCTTACAAACTACCTAGATACTAGCTAATTCCTTATAATATCTTGAAATCCCTCTTCCTTACAAACTACCTAGATACTAGCTAATTCCTTATTATATCTTGCAATCCCTTTTCCTATAGATCATATTCATATCTCGTAGCACAGTAAAAAAAAGTATGCAGTGACACTGGCTTCTTTATATCAGTCTGGGGAAAAGTTTGGAATAGCTTATTTACAGTTTACCAGAGCTTATTATACTATATAAACACTTGCGTTAGTGTTTGGACGCCCTTGCAGAAAACAAGATATAACATGCTCATAGCTCTCGCAAGTAGCTTATTGAATACTCCTTTAACTAATTGTTCATCAAAGACGCATCTTGAACAAACTTTctcaataacaaataataatttgaatttggTGGGCAGCTACGTAGAGCTGACACTTCGGATTGAAAGCAAGTCTAGTGTCCAACACATGACAATATTTGATGCCAACATTTGTGATTACATTCAGTCGCAATCATTTTCTTAATTTATTAAGATGGTCTGTGTGCTAGTGTTAGTGTCGTGTTTGTGTCAGGGCTTTAACAAAATAGCAATCTATCAAACAACAAAACATACTCTCAGTCTCTCACTCAATTCTACATAAAACTTGGAGTATATCATACACTCAAATATACAAAAACAAAAACCATATCTAACTATCCACATAAACACAAATTAGTACCTTATTATTCCATGGAAGCTTTTGCTCCAACCTCCTTCAACTTAGCAATAATACTCTCCGCCTCCTCCTTCGTCACACCTTTCTTCAAAAGCGTAGGCGCTTTCTCCACCAAATCCTTAGCTTCCTTCAAACCCAAACTAGTAAACGTCCTAACTTCCTTTATAATCTTAATCTTGGACGCAGCATCAAAACCATCGAGCTTCACATCAAACGCCGTCTTCTCAACCTTCTTCTCCTCTCCCTTTTCACCTCCACCACCTTTAGCTCCACCCAAACCCTTCGGCAAGCCTCTGATTCCCATCCCTGGCACCATCAACATCATAATCGGAAGCTCATTGATTCCCTTTTTCTCCCTCATCACATCAACCAGGTCCATCACTTCCAGTAGCGTTAATCCCATGAGTTCGTCAACAATCGCTGACACCTTCTCGGAATCTGGCGATGCGGTGTTGTAATTGCGTATGGAGGTGGATTCGCATTGGGATTTTCGATTGAATTGGTGTTGATTTGGTGAAAGAATGTAGGGTCTTGAAATTTGAGGAGatgtgaaattagggttttgagttaGGGTTTTGCGGAAGAGTGAAAATTGTAGGAAGCGTGAATACCTCATTCTTAACGGTGACGGTGACGGAAAAATGCTAGTGGTGAGATGTGTTTAACATTGCCGCATACCGAACGGCGTAACGGTTTTGGTGATGGTGGCTAGTTTGAGTGATGTCAGAAGTCAGATTGCTGAATGCTCGTTGGGCATAAACCCTATACACGAAGACGATGGTGGCTAGTTTACGCTTTTACCCCTTCCATCATGCGTAagccatttttaatttttagtgaaAACTGTCATtcacaccaaataaaataaaataatttttttttcttatagtttatgaaaaaataaatagaatgTCGTTTATTTACATACTTTTTGGCACAAGTGAACAAGTGATCGTTAGTATTATTCCTTGatgaatttataaattatttatggaTTTTTTCAATCTCAATCAAACAAATCACAAGTACATcccattttttttacaatttcgtGCTCacagtaaaatataattttaacgtaaaataaaaatgttttcaATGTGACAATGACAAAGAATATGATAACTCTCTTTTTTAAAAGTTTTGTGAACTAAATAGaaagtcttttatattttcttatcCTCACACCttccctaaaaatggcaaattcaaaaaaaaaatcttataatCAATAACATCATCTGAACCCTCCTTGCTCATGCATTTATTCCACCAATTTTTTTGACACCATTCCCTTCAAATTGTCACTTACCTACACAACATACTTCTAAATAGGAAACTCACTCTCCAATCACCCATaaaaattctctaccaaaaagaCTCGGCCTTTTCACACCTTCGAGTATTCAAATGCCTTTGTTATCCCTTAATTTCTTACACCACTAAGAATAAACTCTAGCCTCGATCTACACCATGTGTCTTTCTAGGATATCCGTCTAATCATAGAGGTTATAAGTGTTACAAATTGTCAAGTCGCAAAATCATTATCACTCGGCATGTTATTTTTGAGGAAAATATGTTTTCCTTTTCTACCATGAATTCTCCTCCTACAACTAACTATAACTTGTTAGATGACAACATAATCCCACTTCTGACCTCACAAGTGTACATCACACCTCAACCAACCTCCTCTCACAACATAACAGTCACCCAACAACCATCATCAATAGCCCAACATGCTTTTTCCTTTCAAACCACATACCAAACAACCCTTTCCCCCTCAACAACCCCCTCGGTCCAACAACATACACCCATAGCTCAAACACCTCCTCCCTCCCAAACAACGACCTTATCTACACAAAAAACCTCGAACACCTCTTCTCCATCTATTCAACCACCCATATCCCCTCATACACCTCAAATAACAACCCGAGCACAACATGAAATTGTCAAACCGCATAAACTTGTAAACCTACATACATCCACACACAAATATATCTCCCATTTACCTACAAATTTCATTGATGTATCAAATGGTCATAATTGGAAGATGATCATGAAAGACGAATATGACGGTAGCTTCTATTGAAAATAAGACGTGGGAATTAGTTCCTCGTCCCTCTAATTTTAATGTTATGCAAAGTTTGTGAATTTTTAGGCACAAGAAGAAATCTGATGGTTCTTTTGAGCGATACAAAGCCCATCTTTTAGGTAATGGTGCTAATAAACAATCAGGCGTCGATTATTGTGAAACTTTTTGTTGGGAAATAACACcgctgaagaaaaaattaaataaacaaaacacaaccaataacacaagaatataacgtggaaactccaaaaccaGAGAAAAAACCACGACCGTTGTCTAAATAAACAATCAGAGAATTATTACTATGTGAAAATTTTACAACACATAGACTTCTCTACTCCCACCCCAATCCCCTAGTACACCCACACTCTTacaaagcaaatatttaaactaaatctcacaatactctaatacaagagcataagagaacaaagaaaatcaaatataagcttaaagtgctttttgACTAGTGTATCTAAAAACAAAGAACTTAGGTCCAATATATAGCCTTGGTCCCCCCTTGCTTCACCacactaagcaatgtgggacttctcaAATAACTACTTTTTAACTTCCttctttatttaagaatttaggcAACATTAGACATGCAATCAaccccaacaatctccaccttgattgtaATAGTCTTTAATCTTCATTGTCTACACCGACAATCATAATTCTCATTGTCTATACCGACAAATctatcatactccaccataaagagtacaCTACACTCGAAACTATCATCCCAAGAATTTTTCTTCACGTCGAAACCTTGCTGAAAGATTATGGTGCAACTCCCATGTTGGCTTTTAGGAAGTTCTTCAGCCATCGACACATGTCACCACACACCTTGCATCAATGCCAACCAATGCCTGTTTGTTGTTCTGAATCCGCTAGCAATGATTTGTCCTTTTGCATGGTATAGCGGAAATACCATAAGGACACACCTTATCTTCTAAAAAGGATCCTCAAGGGAGACGTTGCTAGCACTTGCCTCAGAATCTTTTTCAGATACTGCTCCACCTGGAAAATTTCTCTTTAAATGCCCAGACTTTCTACACTTTCAGCACACCATATTATTTGCATGGATCTTCCTCCCATTAGCCCCACTTCTAGTTACCAACGCCGAGTTTTATGAAGTACTTTCATCACTTTTCATCCTCCTTTCTTCAGAAATAATTTTAGTTGCAACTTCTTcaaaactcaacttttctttcccatacatcaaaacaggTTTAAGATGAATATAAGAAGGTGGAAGGGACAAAATAAGCCTTAACgctttatcttcatcatcaatctcaaCTTTAATAGAttcaaactcataaaaaatattattcaaagTACTAAGATGATCAGAGATTTTTGTACCCTCATCCATGCGCAAAGTGTGGAATTGCTCCTTTAACAACAAACGATTTAAGATGTCCTTTGTCTGATATAACCCTTCGAGCCTTTCCCAGAGTTCCTTGGCTGATGACACATTCTACACATTCGCGAGAACATTCTTTTCCAAACACAAACGAATTGCACTTGCAGCTCTCAAATCTAATTCCTCCCACTTGTCAGCCTCCATGTTGGAAGTGTTTCCTTTTAGCGCCTTGTGTAATCCTGATTGTATCAACACATCCTTGACTTGTACTTTCCACAGGCCAAAGTTGATTCTTCCATCAAACTTCTCTATGTCAAACTTCATAGCACTTGAATAAGACATAGTAGTTGCGCGTATACTGCAAACAGTGCACCAAGTAGGTTCCCAGGAAAGAGAGGTGGGTCACAGCGGACACGCTTAAATACCAAGTCTTTCCTTAGCCAAAACCTCCCTTAACAACACTTTCACAGTACCACCCCTTCTTCAGCACCTTCACAATATCACATTTCTTTTCTTATGTGGAAGATCAGACAATGCTGCAACCACAGAGAATACTAAGAATTGTGATATCTTATCGAGCcgaagctctgataccactgttgggaAATAACAGcgctgaagaaaaaattaaataaacaaaacacaaccaataacacaagaatataacgtggaaactccaaaaccaGAGAAAAAACCACGACCGTTGTCTAAATAAACAACCAGCGAATTATTACTATGGGAAAATTTTACAACACATAGACTTCTCTACTCTCACCCCAATTCCCTAGTACACCCACACTCTTacaaagcaaatatttaaactaaatCTCACAATACTCTAATACAAgggcataagagaacaaagaaaatcaaatataagcttaaagtgctttttgACTAGTGTATCTAAAAACAAAGAACTTTGGTCCAATATATAGCTTTGGTCCCCCCTTGCTTCACCacactaagcaatgtgggacttctcaAATAGCTACTTTTTAACTTCCttctttatttaagaatttaggcAACATTAGACATACAATCAACCCCAACACTTTTTGCCCTATAGTTTAATCGGCCACTATTCACATGGTACTTAACATTGCATTATCCAAGTCATGGTGTCTCCATCAACTAAATGTCAAGAATTCCTTTTGTTTGTTTCCATGTGTATTCACCGGAGGGGTATAAAGTTTCCCAACCACTAGAGGGGGTTAGATCTGAATCTCTGATTCAGATGAGGAAGATGTAAGGCTTTCTTCCCGATTGAGGTTTTTTCTCACGATTTTTGCTAGCTACTGATTGCAAGCAGTTGCAGTCATGAGTCATTTTCTTCCGATTTTGCATTTTGATGTTTAATTACGTGATTGAACGTTATTTATCGTTCTAACAAATTGCGCCAATGTTCCTTCCTACATGGAATCATTTACTTGATAGTGAAGTTGGCTAGATCCATGCAGTTTCAAGGTTGTGTGTTCTCTGCGGTTTGTTACTCTTAATGGGTTGAAGGTGATCCATGCAAACACTCTGAAGCCCAAGTCACTGCCTATCGGATGTGAGAGGTAAAGATTAGAAAATTTGTGTGTACCTTGATTTGACGTTTACAGTCCTTTATATATGAGTTTCTCTAGGATTTCTAAAGACCTTAAGTCATTGGTTGAATAATTGTCGTTCAAATTGACAGATGTTAgaatataattaatttgttttgtcATCAGACACTCCTTCTCTAATCATTTACCATAATGATGTGTTTTCTTAGAGCTGATTCATGTTTGTTCCTTTGAGTTATAATGTCTGTAGCGTcgacacttttgaaaaaaaagtgtcTTTGTGTTGATGTCTCAACCTAACATAGATATTTacgattacgtttaatttattcattttttaaaatcattACTCATGTCAACATGTCAATGTCTGTGTTGTATTTCAGGTATCAGTACTTCATACTTACAAGTGTGAGAGTGATATGTTATCCTCTGACGTCTTAGCCTGGCGTCATTATGAAATACCATGTAAGCGTGTTTTGTTTGATTGGGCTCCATATTTTTAGGCCTCACCCCTTGGACAGTGATAGTAGGTTTAGGCCGTATAAGAACAACTAGGAACATTGACAGTATGAACATGCGGCAACAGTGGACACCAAAGGAAACGCACAACCTATGACCTTCAAGTAATTCTAAATTCGAAGTTTCATTTAACATAAACCAATTCCCTCAAGTTATGATTTGTAGACAAACAATAGCTTCTTTATAAACCATATGAAAATAAATACAACAATTTCATAACAAACATAAGAGTATCATCCAAACCCAAAATGCCCCAAGTGAACACACCAAGGAAAATAAGAAACATAAAAATACAATTGCAGTTCAACAGTCATAAATTTTACATAACAATGATAGATTGCTTGATCACCAAGTATTAACCACCCTGCAATTTCTTCTAATCTGTCCTCTTGAACCTGTCAAAGGAGATACATTCCCCATCTTGATCATAGACTTAGCAAATTGCTCAAAGAAAATATCATTTCTCTCAGCATACAGTTTCACCAACTCAGCTGATTCTTGATTCTTCGTCAACAAAACTTCATCAGAACTCAATAGTCCCTTGTAAGCCAACAAGTTCTTGAAGTAATTGTTATCGAACTTTGTTGGTGTCACATAATCTAGGAAAAACAGATTCTGGTCACCACCCGATCTCGGACAATTAGCGCGTAATTCATTAGCATAGTATTGGTCAAGAGTGAAATCTTGCTTGCCGTTTCCAGTTTGGTTGTAGAGTCTTTGCCTAAAGCTTGTGCACCTTGAGTTTCCTATAGTATGGCTCCCTATAACAATTGCACAAAATTTGTTTTAGTATTAGCTATGTATGCATAGCTCTACATAGCAGACACTTTTCATCGTCTGGTGTTCGACACTGACacgtatcaaaataaaaaaatttaaacttatACGACAAGTTAAAGGAGTGTACCAGAAAGAGCAACGAGGTCAACAATGTCGAGTCCTTGAAGTTTGAATTTAGTTAGGATGGTTTGAAATGTGTTGTTTGGAGCTGGAATGTTGTGGTTGGAACCACTTAAGCTTGCACCTAATGAATCCCTTCTTCCTAAAGGCACTTCCCAGTTTGGTCCACCAGCCTACAAAATAAGGTAACAAAAAAGTGCTTATAGAAAAGCGCTTATTATATAACTGCTTACAGCCGAGAGCAAAAGCAAATACTTACAAGAACAGTTGAATCTCTAGCAGCTATAGCCAAAATGTCAGCACAAGACACTGTATGAGGGCATGCTTTCTCTAATGCAGATTTAATTTCATCAATGACTTCAAATCCTCTTGCTGAATTACGGTTAGGATTTGACCCCTTCTCACTGATGATGTTTACACTGTTATCTAGTAAAATTGAAGCATCACAACCCTGCAAAATGATCAACTTCATGAGGTTATGACAAtaatgataaccagagagtcatCTAAGGTTTTTGGACGCCATCTATAAATTAGTCGCACTTTAACTATAACAAGAGAAATAGATATTCTATTTAATTATAGTTTAACGGTAGCAAATATTTTACGAGACCCTCAAAGACGAATTTTGAGTTTTGTGCGATAGTCCGCTTGTATGTCCTCAAAGGCCCTGAATCCTGATGATAAATTTTTATGACAATATTACATACCTTGACAAAACAATCATGGAAATGAAGTCTCAAAAGTGAAGCAGCTATACGAGGTTCTTTTGCAACAGCATTGGCAAGGATGGACTTGACAATATTCTGAGCTTGTGGACATGAATAGTCATAAAACTGTGGATAAAGGTATGATCCTATTTTCTTGTTACAGTGGCAGAAAGGAGCAAAGGCTAGTAAAGAAAAAAGTATAAGAAAACTCATAGAATTGCTCATTGTTGTTTTTCTGAATATCAgctcaaagaagaagaaatacATAGAAGAGAAGTTCTCAAACTTGATTGCATGGGTAATGTGATTGGAAGTGGTATTTATAGAAAAGAAACTTGGTAGAAAGTTATTGCATGacatgaaaaaaatgaaaaaaagttggAGTTGGTCACTATctaatttaaaaatacattttaaagtGGAAGAGAAGAATGGAGTAAGTACCTTGCAAGAAAAAAGACTTAGTCTAAAACTCTAAATGGTTTAGATTTAGTCAAAATTTATTATATGATATTgagaatgaaataaaaaaaataatataataatataatctgCAAATCCTATTTCAACTGGCAAAAAAAATAAATCGATATTGTTAGGTTAGACGTCATTATTAGCAgagccgtctttgagggcgtgcaaagcgggctaccgcacagggcctcaaattttttaGAATTAAACTATAGttaaatagggcctcataaaatATCAGGAAGGTTAAATCATGAGTACATAGGGCCTCTAATAATTTTTTATGGTTAAATTGCGGCTAatctacacagggcctccaaaaactTGTGACGGCCTTGATTATTAGGGTTCGAACCTTGATACTCACTGTTGTGTTATTGATTATAACTATGTCGTCta containing:
- the LOC131628987 gene encoding uncharacterized protein LOC131628987, with the protein product MRYSRFLQFSLFRKTLTQNPNFTSPQISRPYILSPNQHQFNRKSQCESTSIRNYNTASPDSEKVSAIVDELMGLTLLEVMDLVDVMREKKGINELPIMMLMVPGMGIRGLPKGLGGAKGGGGEKGEEKKVEKTAFDVKLDGFDAASKIKIIKEVRTFTSLGLKEAKDLVEKAPTLLKKGVTKEEAESIIAKLKEVGAKASME
- the LOC131629013 gene encoding peroxidase 72-like, which translates into the protein MYFFFFELIFRKTTMSNSMSFLILFSLLAFAPFCHCNKKIGSYLYPQFYDYSCPQAQNIVKSILANAVAKEPRIAASLLRLHFHDCFVKGCDASILLDNSVNIISEKGSNPNRNSARGFEVIDEIKSALEKACPHTVSCADILAIAARDSTVLAGGPNWEVPLGRRDSLGASLSGSNHNIPAPNNTFQTILTKFKLQGLDIVDLVALSGSHTIGNSRCTSFRQRLYNQTGNGKQDFTLDQYYANELRANCPRSGGDQNLFFLDYVTPTKFDNNYFKNLLAYKGLLSSDEVLLTKNQESAELVKLYAERNDIFFEQFAKSMIKMGNVSPLTGSRGQIRRNCRVVNTW